Within the Bombus vancouverensis nearcticus chromosome 10, iyBomVanc1_principal, whole genome shotgun sequence genome, the region TAAAAGTTGTACTGTTAAAGACACGTTGCTTGTTAacatttcgaatatttcattCTTTCCAGCTTTAATTATTTCGTGTGGGTAAAGCTTTTCTTGACTGAATTTGTCTTTAATTTTTCGTGAAACCGTTTCGCATTTTGCTATCAATTCCTTAGTTACAATCGgctataaaaacataaattattattataaatagaaGATTTTCTTTTTAGATTTAAGTATTATTTAAAGTTTACAAAGTGTTTGCTCACAAGAGATGAATCCAAATATCTTTCACCAGGTGGTGGATTTAATACTTTAGTAACTTTTATATGATTTGAACAATTCGttattgcattttcaaattcaaCGACTAGACTATAATCAAGAGGAAGTGGATAAAGTCTAGATAAAAGAGTCCTAATTTCTCTATCTGACCAAGTGCTGAAACAGAATTACTATTTTGAATAATACTTctgttattttctttctttttctattactactattttaaaatagtaTAACTACCCTGATTTATCCGTGTCAAATGTATCAAATATTTCTTCAATTGGTACTTTCCGTTTCTCACTAGTTAGAAAGTAAAAGTAAGAGAAAGCAAATTGCATATCCTCGGAGTTTCTAACTTTATGGCTAGATGTTTTTCTAAATTCGTGCTCGAATTTTCGTTGCATATCAGCAACGATCCATTTATCTATTAGATGGGGCATATGAGCGGGTACTCTTCTACGTTCGAAACCATATGCcatattatatattctattcACATATAGCAAAGATTCGGCATATGTATCAAGTTGTCTTGTTCGAAGTTTCCATTGATCAGAATGAGTCGATTTATGATTAGCTTTTGTGGTACTACTAACTTGTGGTAAGTTCATGATATCATCATTTAAATAACGTTTCAATTGCAGACGTCTCTCAGTAACGTTCAATGTTTGATGTCTTAtcttatttatcatttttgaTATCATCGATTTTTGGGTTGGTACGGTTTGATCATTTTCATTCAATTGTtcattaaaatatctttcaatgGAACTCgcgtaattattatttttgaaattataagatttatttacatGCATCTTTAGATTTGTGACTGTATTTGGGAATGTTTGTTGAATAGACAATTGTGTATCATTCCACATAGTACTTATACTTCTGTTtctaaagatatttaaaaattttaatccaTAGTTAGTATCTTCTAGAGGATCTTGTAAAAGTTTGTGTGGATAGTCTCCCTCTTCCTCGAGAGCTTCACTGTCAGTAGGAACTGGTGTGCTATCGCAATCTCCTCCTGTAAAAAAGATTAATGATACTAGTTTAAGTTTACACATATTGTTAGGtcattacatttttttatagtTGTTATTTCAAAACAAATATAAACAATGAGTGCTACCATCAAATTCACATAATGTTGTATTACAAGCAGGATCACATGATCCATCACCCACCCAGGCCCAAGGACAAACATCTGAACAATCAGGAACCCACCATGCAAGATACACTTTTTGGCCACTTGCTTGTGTAATAAAATCTTCTGGCCACACTTCTGCTCCTAGCATTACATcatcattaaaatataaaaatttatctgAAATTCCAGGAATtctgcaaaaataaaaaattacattgTTAAGAAGATTACAAATAGCTATTAACTAGATAATATAAACTGTTATGATTGCTATTGTATAATGAATTTGATACTACCTATGAATATGACTTTCAATAGCTGGACTAGAAAATGTTGGAAGAtcacttttatttaaaaatatatcttcATGAGTAATAAGTGTAACTTTAGGATTATCCATATCTAACCAACTCGGTATTTGACCATTTGTAACAATATACACGTGTCTCACCCAGGGTGCATACATTTCCAATGAACGTAATGAATATCTTAATTCATCTTTATCACTAAATCTGGAAGCAGCTGTGTTAACATCCATTATAGGAATATGCTCTTTAAGATTTTTTAAGAAGACTGGATCTGACCCATTGACCCACGTATATACAACATCTATTGGAACATGTTGGCATAATTTTTTTTGGAAAGAGATACCTAATATATTATCATTGAAAGAATGGAACACTGCTTCGTATTTCTCTTTACTCCATGTTATCCACATCTGAAacgttaatatttaattagaataaaaatttttattttgaatttaaGAAATTCAGTAACTCGAAATTTACATGCAAATTTGAcatttacattaaaatattatctcacacttaattaattaataaaatatattctatgaataacaataaaacataaatttttaataatcaacaaaatagatagatagaaaaACAATGGGGAAAATGAAATTCCTAACCTCTCCAAAATGAACAATGCCGATAAATATGCAAGTAAATGCTGTTAATATCACTAACAgcgaatatttatatgaaagtaGATCGTAACACCGACGCTGTAATAATTTCCATGTGCTCATTATATTGATAAAGATTCTGCATGCGATTAACATTGCTAAAGTTACAATACGAATTCATATAACACTGTTTACACCTCCGGCTGATTTCAATCATCGATAAAAATGTACTGATACCGGTATATACTCGTTGTTATCATATACAAAAGTCTAGTAACTACCGCGGTAAGTAAGCGGAGCCAAACTCTTAGTGACCGGACAATGTTGGTCCATTTGTCCGCGGTATGGCGCCTTGATCCATTTATTAGGATTCGTTGTGTAGCGTTATCTCGTGTCTACAAACTGCAATATCAATATGTTATGTCGGTAAATccatgtatacagggtggttggtaactggaggtacaagcggaaagggggtgattctacgcgaaaaaagaaaaatttttattcttctatttattctatttatttagaatcaccctctttccacttgtaccaccagttaccaaccaccttatATATCCTCAGTTGATAAGCAGGTTGAAGCGTGGTTGCGGTTCCCCGCCGTACAAttgtaatacatatattataatcacaattatttgataataataaatttcaatccaATACGCTATGGCCATATTTCGTGCCACATTGTCGGCCAAATTAGAGCGAATATAGTAAAAAATTATCTATTGTCGTAGTGAAGAACGAGCATCTTCGTTCGTATTCAAAACGAAAAGCATTACATGGTACAGTATTAATAGTTACAACatttttaatgaattaaataaaacttaaaaacaaatttattttccaatagatgcgtataatatatatataatatgtacatacaataaatgtattaaaaatatatttgattaaaaaattgtatttttttaatcGAGATAATAATACTTCTTGATGGttcacataattaatatttaattaaataacatttttctgTATCGGACGAAATACTGTAtaagtattttaaataaattatgaaaGATTATGAAGTCATTTAATTCAGTTTATATTCTTTACCTTCAGTGTATGTAGTTATTATTCTCACCGTAGGATGGCGCTATATGCAAAATTCTAAGAAATAGATCGACGCATCATGGTAGCGGCCGACCTGTAAAGCACAACTCTCGATATCATGAGCTTTACTCCCACCACGGGAGCTTCCAACCTCTATATTCCAGACTATGGTCTGTGGTATCCGTGGCCGTGGCCTGTGCTACCGGTGTTAAACCAATACAACTATGTATAAGATAAAGAACATATTAATTTAGGCTCGGCACATAAGCATACAAGCGATGCAATGTCGCGCTATTCCACAGCGGCGTGAAGTTGTGCGCACGAGTGCGTTGATTCttaatttataatgtaaatattttaatgtaaacTGGTCAAAGAGCTACGAggtttacaaacaaataatttagAGACCAAAGTAAGTTTTTAGGATAAATGATGATTTGTTCGAAAGATTTTAATTTAgaacgattttattttaaaagatgtttattttttatcatcGTTGTTTATAGTTCAATAAACTCTTCATCGGGAAATTTTTGTTATCGTCGAATAGTTATTTCTCGTGCTTTTGTATGATggagaatgaaagaaatttgtattattatgcggaaaaatgtttatatttcgcgaatagatataatatacaaaatattagttgtacatattattattttttccctatataattatgttttgttGTTTAGCGTTACACAAAGGCATGACGTAGAATCTTTggaaacaaattaataattaaatatttcagcacattttattttttgttttaatttaatGGAAGGATCTTCGAAGATACGCGTATACAAAGATAACACACAAGAATTCGCAAATATTGTACAACAAACTGCATTAAGTATAGAAATTGTTATGTATGAATTGTTTACAAATTTCAAAGCGTATgcgtataaatacatatatccttattaaaattttatagacaAAACAAGCAATACTATAAATGAAGTGACCTGATTATAAATGAAACGGATAATGATTACTTTTTTCATAAAATCTTatctacttcttttttcatttaagTAGAAGGAATAACGTTCGAATGATCAGTACGTAACGCGTAATATTATCCATAGTAAAAAGCTTATAGCGGATATTTGAGTTGTCTGATGTATCCAGTACAAcctgaaataaatgaaaatatacaaatatttatatcagTTCCCATTTTTTAATACGTAGATACATTCTATACGCACTTTGATAATCGTTGTCTGGCAGCATCCATAGATTCAAGATCTTCTTTCAGAATGAATTTCTTAATTCCCATCATATATGTCGCGATATATTTCTCCCAATTCATATCCTGCAAGTCTAGTTTCACGACATTGCCGTCTTTTAACGTTTTCACTTTCTTTACCATGTCGGTAATGTTATCCCTTTGGA harbors:
- the Gnptab gene encoding N-acetylglucosamine-1-phosphate transferase subunits alpha and beta, with protein sequence MLIACRIFINIMSTWKLLQRRCYDLLSYKYSLLVILTAFTCIFIGIVHFGEMWITWSKEKYEAVFHSFNDNILGISFQKKLCQHVPIDVVYTWVNGSDPVFLKNLKEHIPIMDVNTAASRFSDKDELRYSLRSLEMYAPWVRHVYIVTNGQIPSWLDMDNPKVTLITHEDIFLNKSDLPTFSSPAIESHIHRIPGISDKFLYFNDDVMLGAEVWPEDFITQASGQKVYLAWWVPDCSDVCPWAWVGDGSCDPACNTTLCEFDGGDCDSTPVPTDSEALEEEGDYPHKLLQDPLEDTNYGLKFLNIFRNRSISTMWNDTQLSIQQTFPNTVTNLKMHVNKSYNFKNNNYASSIERYFNEQLNENDQTVPTQKSMISKMINKIRHQTLNVTERRLQLKRYLNDDIMNLPQVSSTTKANHKSTHSDQWKLRTRQLDTYAESLLYVNRIYNMAYGFERRRVPAHMPHLIDKWIVADMQRKFEHEFRKTSSHKVRNSEDMQFAFSYFYFLTSEKRKVPIEEIFDTFDTDKSGTWSDREIRTLLSRLYPLPLDYSLVVEFENAITNCSNHIKVTKVLNPPPGERYLDSSLPIVTKELIAKCETVSRKIKDKFSQEKLYPHEIIKAGKNEIFEMLTSNVSLTVQLLDEIRRDPKKFICLNDDMDPLRRSENEIVRALLNDFYRSLYPLRSTFELPLQYRNLFTHRHKLLEWRSNRTRARNLLLCLILLLLLTTFYHLFYHQVRRLFRIRALPILLV